A genomic segment from Oncorhynchus clarkii lewisi isolate Uvic-CL-2024 chromosome 12, UVic_Ocla_1.0, whole genome shotgun sequence encodes:
- the LOC139421513 gene encoding CD2 antigen cytoplasmic tail-binding protein 2-like, translating into MSKRKVTFGDGDGGELLDDDVPKKKLCEDVVGPGSRFKGKHSLDSDEEDEEEDGDKSSKYNILASDDVEGQEGATIDCDEGVPITPFNLDEEMQEGHFDSEGNYYVKKDEEIRDNWLDNIDWVKIREQPTKRKKKGLAAKRRRRVGDEDEAEEEKQREEKQADSDEEEDMEEEKEPVEDPLASFSQHQLTEAVLELLLPGETVATGLRRLGGLGGRKKGKQREENGKAEETNRDTEKLDRLTALADRLVGSGVFEIYQQTYEKLAYTLKGKRQQQSVGRSLNGEEEEDELDMFADKIDEKHSVKAPDKEDQNDETVSDQVMWEYKWDTEENSELYGPFSSQQMQGWVDEGYFKDGVYCRRIEQGSAQFYNSKRLDFDLYT; encoded by the exons ATGTCAAAAAGAAAAGTCACGTTTGGGGACGGCGATGGTGGAGAGTTGTTGGATGACGACGTTCCAAAGAAAAAG TTATGTGAGGACGTGGTTGGGCCGGGCTCCAGGTTCAAGGGGAAACATTCTCTGGACAgtgacgaggaggacgaggaagaAGATGGAGATAAGAGCAGCAAATACAACATATTGGCCAGTGACGATGTGGAAG GTCAGGAGGGGGCAACAATTGACTGTGACGAGGGAGTTCCCATCACACCCTTTAACCTGGATGAGGAGATGCAAGAAGGGCACTTTGACTCTGAAGGAAACTACTACGTCAAAAAGGATGAGGAGATCAGGGACAACTGGCTTGACAACATTGACTGG GTGAAAATAAGAGAGCAACCTACTAAACGAAAGAAGAAAGGTCTGGCagccaagaggaggaggagagtgggggaTGAAGATGAGGCAGAAGAAGAGAAACAGCGAGAGGAGAAGCAGGCagacagtgatgaagaggaagacATGGAAGAAGAAAAGGAGCCAGTTGAAGACCCCCTGGCATCCTTCAGCCAGCATCAGCTCACAGAGGCTGTGTTGGAGCTGCTATTACCTGGGGAGACTGTTGCCACAGGGCTTCGCCGGCTTGGAGGCCTAGGTGGGCGTAAGAAGGGAAAGCAGAGAGAAGAGAACGGAAAAGCAGAAGAAACAAATAGGGATACCGAAAAACTGGACAGGCTCACGGCACTTGCAGACAGACTGGTTGGGAGTGGGGTGTTTGAAATATACCAGCAGACGTATGAAAAACTGGCCTACACACTGAAAGGGAAGAGACAGCAGCAATCAGTGGGGAGGAGTTTAAatggggaggaggaagaagatgagCTTGACATGTTTGCAGACAAAATTGACGAGAAGCACAGTGTCAAAGCTCCGGACAAAGAGGATCAGAATGATGAGACAG TGAGTGATCAGGTGATGTGGGAGTATAAATGGGACACAGAGGAGAATTCTGAACTCTACGGCCCCTTCAGCAGTCAGCAGATGCAG GGCTGGGTGGATGAGGGCTATTTCAAAGATGGTGTTTACTGCAGGAGGATTGAACAGGGAAGCGCTCAGTTCTACAATTCCAAGAGACTAGACTTTGATCTTTACACATGA
- the LOC139421514 gene encoding sesquipedalian-1 isoform X1 has translation MCCSEHKLLWELDLEEQVKVYGRKSKTYTIGWIESDPERILSLLENVVMKIHEKILTHYLSCTSPIDKEGYLYKKKERTSSYQRRWFVLKANLLFYQERPADRHLLGVIVLEGCAVQRCESEGGLFAFSMVFRGSGLKTYGLAAEDQLGQESWVKALLTASHCYLSLLVRDLGKQYEEAKRQAGPAESHQRTTVTGPGSMCLTQSMTYLNSCSSSFLMPGPARREGGSHSASNVLQAPPIPSKVINKRSPKHWPKRNAHVTPINGPAPPYGEWPQVDFDPLEDFTKLHDYYGEEVKQLRADWLRRRQEEEEHLEEDLIDLSEH, from the exons ATGTGTTGCAGTGAACACAAACTACTGTGGGAATTAGACTTAGAGGAACAAGTGAAGGTTTATGGCAGAAAATCTAAAACATATACAATTGGATGGATAGAGAGTGACCCTGAGAG GATCCTCTCTTTGTTGGAGAACGTTGTAATGAAGATCCATGAGAAGATTTTAACCCATTACCTATCCTGCACCTCACCGATAGATAAAGAAGGATATCTCTACAAAAAG AAAGAGAGGACTTCCTCCTACCAGAGGCGCTGGTTTGTCCTGAAAGCCAATCTCCTGTTCTACCAGGAGCGTCCGGCAGATCGACACCTGCTGGGGGTTATTGTCCTAGAGGGCTGTGCTGTCCAGCGCTGTGAGTCTGAGGGAGGACTGTTTGCCTTCTCCATGGTGTTCAGAGGTTCAGGGCTGAAAACCTACGGGCTTGCTGCTGAGGACCAGCTGGGCCAGGAGAGCTGGGTCAAAGCCCTGCTCACAGCCAGCCACTGTTACCTTTCACTGCTGGTCAGAGACCTGGGGAAGCAGTACGAAG AGGCTAAACGCCAAGCTGGCCCTGCTGAATCCCATCAACGAACCACTGTGACTGGTCCAGGCTCAATGTGCCTTACCCAATCCATGACTTACCTGAACTcatgctcctcctccttcctcatgcCAGGACCagcgaggagagaagggggaagccACAGTGCCAGTAATGTATTACAAGCCCCTCCAATCCCCAGCAAAGTCATCAATAAGAGGTCCCCTAAGCATTGGCCCAAGAGAAACGCACACGTCACACCTATAAATGGACCAGCACCACCATATGGGGAATGGCCACAAGTGGACTTTGATCCTCTAGAGGATTTCACCAAGCTACATGATTACTATGGAGAGGAGGTGAAGCAGCTGAGAGCTGATTGGctgaggaggaggcaggaggaagaggagcaccTTGAGGAGGATCTCATTGACCTGAGTGAACACTGA
- the LOC139421514 gene encoding sesquipedalian-1 isoform X2, which produces MCCSEHKLLWELDLEEQVKVYGRKSKTYTIGWIESDPERILSLLENVVMKIHEKILTHYLSCTSPIDKEGYLYKKERPADRHLLGVIVLEGCAVQRCESEGGLFAFSMVFRGSGLKTYGLAAEDQLGQESWVKALLTASHCYLSLLVRDLGKQYEEAKRQAGPAESHQRTTVTGPGSMCLTQSMTYLNSCSSSFLMPGPARREGGSHSASNVLQAPPIPSKVINKRSPKHWPKRNAHVTPINGPAPPYGEWPQVDFDPLEDFTKLHDYYGEEVKQLRADWLRRRQEEEEHLEEDLIDLSEH; this is translated from the exons ATGTGTTGCAGTGAACACAAACTACTGTGGGAATTAGACTTAGAGGAACAAGTGAAGGTTTATGGCAGAAAATCTAAAACATATACAATTGGATGGATAGAGAGTGACCCTGAGAG GATCCTCTCTTTGTTGGAGAACGTTGTAATGAAGATCCATGAGAAGATTTTAACCCATTACCTATCCTGCACCTCACCGATAGATAAAGAAGGATATCTCTACAAAAAG GAGCGTCCGGCAGATCGACACCTGCTGGGGGTTATTGTCCTAGAGGGCTGTGCTGTCCAGCGCTGTGAGTCTGAGGGAGGACTGTTTGCCTTCTCCATGGTGTTCAGAGGTTCAGGGCTGAAAACCTACGGGCTTGCTGCTGAGGACCAGCTGGGCCAGGAGAGCTGGGTCAAAGCCCTGCTCACAGCCAGCCACTGTTACCTTTCACTGCTGGTCAGAGACCTGGGGAAGCAGTACGAAG AGGCTAAACGCCAAGCTGGCCCTGCTGAATCCCATCAACGAACCACTGTGACTGGTCCAGGCTCAATGTGCCTTACCCAATCCATGACTTACCTGAACTcatgctcctcctccttcctcatgcCAGGACCagcgaggagagaagggggaagccACAGTGCCAGTAATGTATTACAAGCCCCTCCAATCCCCAGCAAAGTCATCAATAAGAGGTCCCCTAAGCATTGGCCCAAGAGAAACGCACACGTCACACCTATAAATGGACCAGCACCACCATATGGGGAATGGCCACAAGTGGACTTTGATCCTCTAGAGGATTTCACCAAGCTACATGATTACTATGGAGAGGAGGTGAAGCAGCTGAGAGCTGATTGGctgaggaggaggcaggaggaagaggagcaccTTGAGGAGGATCTCATTGACCTGAGTGAACACTGA
- the LOC139421491 gene encoding myosin regulatory light chain 2, skeletal muscle, producing the protein MAPKKAKRRGAAAEGGSSNVFSMFEQSQIQEYKEAFTIIDQNRDGIISKDDLRDVLASMGQLNVKNEELEAMVKEASGPINFTVFLTMFGEKLKGADPEDVIVSAFKVLDPDATGFIKKDFLQELLTTQCDRFSAEEMKNLWAAFPPDVAGNVDYKQICYVITHGEEKEE; encoded by the exons ATG GCACCCAAGAAGGCCAAGAGGAGGGGAGCAGCAGCAGAGGGCGGTTCCTCCAACGTGTTCTCCATGTTTGAGCAGAGCCAGATCCAGGAGTACAAGGAG GCTTTCACAATCATTGACCAGAACAGAGACGGTATCATCAGCAAGGATGACTTGAGGGACGTGCTGGCCTCAATGG GCCAGTTGAATGTGAAGAATGAGGAGCTGGAAGCTATGGTCAAGGAGGCCAGCGGCCCCATCAACTTCACCGTCTTCCTCACCATGTTCGGAGAGAAGCTCAAGG gggctgATCCCGAGGATGTCATCGTTAGTGCTTTCAAGGTCCTGGACCCCGATGCTACCGGTTTCATCAAGAAGGACTT ccttcagGAGCTCCTGACCACTCAGTGCGACAGGTTCTCTGCAGAGGAG atGAAGAACCTGTGGGCTGCCTTCCCCCCAGATGTGGCCGGCAACGTAGACTACAAGCAAATCTGCTACGTCATCACACacggagaggagaaggaggagtaa